The DNA segment ATTTTTGACCACACTGTTTTCCTCCAACAGCGTCCTCACTCACTCCCATTGGTTTGATGTGCGAGAAGGTGATAAATTTCCGCCATAAGCTCCCAAATTTGAGCTTCGAGTCTCAGAATAGAAGCTTCCAGCTCTGCTAATTCTCAGATCTGAAGcgtcattttccatttcttgattttcattttattttatttttgttggattTGATTCTCGATCGGTGTTGAGTTGGGGAGATGTTGGGGCGGTCCGCACTGTCGAGAACCGGCAGCTTCCGGCCGGAGAATTTGGGGCAGAATGCTATGGTAATGATTGGAAACCTGTGTTTTACTCTATTCGTAATCGGAGTTCTGATCTTCACCATCATTGCCGCCACATACGAGCCGGAGGATCCGCTGTTTCATCCGTCTACCAAGATCACCACCTTCCTCACTTCCACCTCCAATGCGACCTTTAAATCCGACAACTCCGTCGTCAAGACCGGCGAGGATTTCATGCGCCCCAACGAGACTGCCATCGCCGCTTTTATCAATATTACGGATGTGCAAAACCCTACCCCCGATTCCACTGAATGCGAGGGCGGTGTTGACCAGCCCATCGATTGCTCCGACCCTGACGTCTTCCATTTGATGATGAGGGCCGCCATTGAGGTGTTTAGGGACATTCATTTCTACCGCTTTGGGAAGCCTGTTCGCGGATCTAATGAGTCCACCTGTGATATGGCTTGGCGGTTCAGGCCTAAGGAGGggaaaacggcgtcgttttacAAAGATTATAGGAGGTTTGTCATCTCCAAGTCGGAGAATTGCACTTTGAGTGTTTTGGGGATTGGGGATTATCACACTGGAGTCAATGCGAGGAAGAAGAAGCGGAATCAGAAGCCGGGTTTTCAGAAGCAAGAGCCTGCTGCTACATTGCCGGTTGTTGGGGAAGTTGTGAACGATTCGCTCCCTGTAGTTGAATCCGAGGGTTCATTTAGTCAAGGGAAGTACTTGGTTTATATAGGAGGTGGAGATAGATGCAAGAGCATGAATCATTATCTCTGGAGTTTCTTGTGTGCGTTGGGCGAGGCTCAGTACTTGAACCGAACTCTGATCATGGATTTGTCCCTCTGTTTGTCTTCAATTTATACTAAATCGAACAGGGATGAGGAAGGGAAGGATTTCAGACTTTACTTTGATTTTGAGCATTTGAAAGAATCGGCATCTGTGCTGGATCAAGCTCAATTTTGGTCGGATTGGAATAAGTGGCAGAAGAAAGATGGGTTGAATCTTCATCTGGTGGAGGATTTTAGGATCACGCCTATGAAGCTTGCAGAGGTGAAGGATGCTTTGATTATGAGGAAGTTTGGGTCTGTTGAACCAGATAATTACTGGTATAGGGTGTGTGAGGGAGAGACTGAATCTGTGGTTCAGCGGCCGTGGCATCTGATATGGAAATCTAAACGGTTGATGGACATTGTTTCGGGGATTGCATCAAGGTTGAATTGGGATTTTGACTCTGTTCATGTTGTGAGAGGGGAGAAGGCGAGGAACAGGGACCTTTGGCCTAATCTTGACACAGATACTTCACCTGATGCACTCCTCTCATCCCTGCaggaaaaaattgaagatggGAGGAACCTATACATTGCGACGAATGAACCTGATACATCATTCTTTGATCCTTTGAAGGACAAGTATTCAACTCATTTTCTTGACGACTATAAGGATCTTTGGGATGAGAAGAGTGACTGGTATACAGAGACAACAAAGCTGAATAATGAAGCTCCTGTTCAATTTGATGGTTACATGAGAATTTCAGTTGATACGGAAGTGTTCTTGAGGGGGAAAAAGCAAATCGAGACTTTCAATGATCTCACTAGTGATTGCAAGGATGGTATTAATACCTGCAGCACTGCAGCAAGCTAATTCCCCATTCATGAGGTTTGAAAATCTGCAGCTGTTACATTTTGGGATCATGTGATCCTTTAGCTATTTTGTGTTGCTTTGAGAAATTCTAGCTCATAATTAGTAGTTCCGAGTACTGTACCCGGTAGAAAAGTAATGTTTCATTATTCAGAATCTTCCAATGCTTTTGTTGCAGTTGGGTCAATGTTTGATTGCATTTTCAATATGTATCCAGTCTCACAGTACCTTCTACTTGTACtgccttggtttttttttttttttgtttcgaATCTTCATGTTCTTTCAAGAACTCATGAGCCCAACTCCAGCAATAAATCTTTTGGTGTCCAGCTAACCAGTCTTATTTATGGGTGAGAAAATGTTTGGTGAGCCATCAGATGAACATTTTCCTTGTTCttattttgggtgtttttcatGAACATTTGAAAGAACACAGAGAATGATGGCTAAGTGAGAACACAAT comes from the Vitis vinifera cultivar Pinot Noir 40024 chromosome 12, ASM3070453v1 genome and includes:
- the LOC100266500 gene encoding uncharacterized protein LOC100266500; protein product: MLGRSALSRTGSFRPENLGQNAMVMIGNLCFTLFVIGVLIFTIIAATYEPEDPLFHPSTKITTFLTSTSNATFKSDNSVVKTGEDFMRPNETAIAAFINITDVQNPTPDSTECEGGVDQPIDCSDPDVFHLMMRAAIEVFRDIHFYRFGKPVRGSNESTCDMAWRFRPKEGKTASFYKDYRRFVISKSENCTLSVLGIGDYHTGVNARKKKRNQKPGFQKQEPAATLPVVGEVVNDSLPVVESEGSFSQGKYLVYIGGGDRCKSMNHYLWSFLCALGEAQYLNRTLIMDLSLCLSSIYTKSNRDEEGKDFRLYFDFEHLKESASVLDQAQFWSDWNKWQKKDGLNLHLVEDFRITPMKLAEVKDALIMRKFGSVEPDNYWYRVCEGETESVVQRPWHLIWKSKRLMDIVSGIASRLNWDFDSVHVVRGEKARNRDLWPNLDTDTSPDALLSSLQEKIEDGRNLYIATNEPDTSFFDPLKDKYSTHFLDDYKDLWDEKSDWYTETTKLNNEAPVQFDGYMRISVDTEVFLRGKKQIETFNDLTSDCKDGINTCSTAAS